GGCCGCCTCCTGCGCGGCGGGCGTGAGGCCGCGCACCGCCCGCAGCGGACGCCACCCGGGCGCCCCCTCAGGCAGCGAGCGGGACAGCGGCACCTGCCCGCCTTCCCCGTGTACGGCCGCGCCCTCCCCGTCGACCCGGACTACCGCCTCGCTCCAGCGGCGGCGCGCCACCGGACCCGCCATCCCCGCCCCGGGCAGCCACACCATGCCGCGGTGGGCGGGCACGCGCAGCACACAGGGCACCCCGGCGCGCCATGCCGCCGACGCGGCCAACGCGTGGAACTGACCGAGCTCCGCCCACAGCGGAGCCGCCGACGGTGTCCCGGAAGCGGATCCGACCAGGCGCCTGAGCAGACGCAGGGCCCAGGCCATGACGGTCGGATCGGCGAGCACGGTCTCCACCGCCTCGGGCGCCCGGTCCTCGGCCGCGCACAGCAGCCGCCAGGCGCTCCGTACCGACGTGATGCCGCCGGGATGCCGGGTGCGCCGGGCCGCGTCGTCGACGTGGTCCAGCAGGGCGCGCAGCACCAGCAGGAGCTGACTGCGCTGAGCGGAACGCAGCAGACGGAGATCGCCCTCGCTCGCGTCGCCCACCGCCATGGCCCGCAGCGACTCCCGCGACACCCGGTGGACGTCCAGGGGCCGATCGGTCACAGTCCGCACTGATCCGGACGCCGACCGCGTACGAATCTCATCTCGTCGCTGTTGTCGCTGTCGCCCGCCAGCGTCCCGAAGGCCGCCACCGCCTTGCCGTCCACCACACTCAACGCGCGTCGCAGCGCGGGATCGTCACTCGAGTACAGCTCCGCCAAAGAGATCCCGGACAGATCGAGCAGATCGGAACAGAAGTCCTTCGCAGACTCTGCCATACCGTGGTTCCCCCTGACGTGGTGGTTCGGCGGCTCGGGGTGCGCTTCCATGGTGGCTGCAATGGCTCTCCAGTGGAAGACGGCCGCAGGTCATAGAGCGTGGGGCCGCCCGGGCCCCACGCGGCATCGGAACCGGCATCAGGAGGGGGACGAGATGACGCAGTTGCTGCGATTCCCGGCGGAGGACGGCGAGGGGTTCCTGGTCGTGGAGGTGGCGGAGGACGAACCGGGGGTCGTGGAGGTCTCGCGGCTGGGGAACGCCGTGGCCGATGCCACCGCCTCCTTCGAGGAGGGCGTCGACCGCATCCGGAACGCGGCCGCGTCCGCTCTCCGGCGGCTGCGGGACATGCCCAGCCGGCCGAGCGAGGTCAGCCTGGAGTTCGGCATGCGGCTGAACGCCGAACTCGGTGCCGTCATCGCCAAGTCGCAGGGCGAGGCACACCTGAAGGTGACGATGACGTGGCGCGCGGACAGCGCCGGCGAGTGAGCGCAGTGCCCGTACGACCGGGCGGGCACGATCCGTGAGCACACGAGCCGTGCCCACCTTCGGGGCCTGGACCAGGCAGAACCACCCGATGACCGTACCGACTGGTTGTCCCGTGTGGTGACGGCCCCGACCGGGTACTCGGCCGGCACAGCGGAGGGAGGTGCTGTCCTGCCCGTCCGGGACCGAGACGGTCCCGGTCACCGGTCCGGCTGCTGGAGCGCCAGCGCCGGCACGGCGGCGGAGTGGAAGGAGTCGACTGGGCATGCGGTTCCGTGATCGTGTGCATGCCGGGCACGAGCTGGCCGAACGGCTGCGCATCCGGCAGGAGGCGGGCACCCTGACGCACCCGGTCGTGCTGGCCCTGCCGCGCGGCGGGGTGACGGTCGCCCGCGAGGTGGCGCGGGCGCTGGAGGCGCCCCTCGACGTGCTGGTCGTGCGCAAGATCGGCGCGCCCTTCCAGGAGGAGCTGGGCGTCGGGGCGCTCGCCGGTGACGACCCGCCGCTGTTCGACGAGCACGCCCTGGACCAGCTCGGACTGAGCGAGACGGCCCTGGCCGACACGGTGGAGCGGGAGCGGGCGGAGCTGCACCGCCGGGAGGAGCTGTACCGGCGGGGCCGTCCGGCCCCCGAGCTGCGGGACCGTACGGTGATCCTGGTCGACGACGGGCTGGCCACCGGGGCGACCGCACGTGCCGCGCTGCGGCAGCTGCGCCGGCAGTCGCCGGAACGGCTGGTGCTGGCGGTGCCGGTGTGCTCCCCCCACGCGGCCGACCTGCTGCGGGGTGAGGCCGACGAGATCGTCTGCCTGCACCGGCCGGCCGTCTTCCTGGCCGTCGGCGAGTGGTACGACGACTTCGAGCAGGTGACGGACGACGAGGTGCTCGCCGCGCTGCACGGGCAGTGATCCCCGGGTGCCCCGAGCTGGCGCGGAGGTCGCGATGGAGTTGGTCGAGGAACGTTCCTTCCGCTACCGCATCGAGCCGCGGGCGGACATGCGGGTACCCGGTGTCGTGTTCGCCACCAGGGAGCTGCTCGCCGACGCCGAGCAGTCCCTGGAGCAGGTCGTGCACGTGGCCACGCTGCCCGGGATCGTCGCCGCCTCGTACGCGATGCCGGACATCCACTGGGGGTACGGCTTTCCCATCGGCGGTGTCGCGGCCACCGACGTGGACGCCGGCGGGGTCATCTCGCCGGGCGGTGTCGGCTTCGACATCTCCTGCGGGGTGCGGCTGCTGGCCGCCGACTGCGACGGCGACACGTTCCGGCCCGCGCTGACCGCGGTGATGGACGGCCTGGACCGGGCGATCCCACGGGGAGCCGGTCCCGGCGGTGTCTGGCGGCCGGACGGCCCGGGCGAGCTGGAGCGGCTGCTGGCCGGCGGCTCCCGCTACGCCGTGGAACAGGGCCACGGGGAGGAACGCGATCTGCTGCGCTGCGAGGACGGCGGCGCGGTCGCCGACGCGGATGTGACGCAGGTCGGGCAGCGGGCCCGGGAGCGGGGCCTCGGCCAGGTCGGCAGCCTGGGCTCCGCCAACCACTTCCTGGAGGTGCAGCAGGTCGCCGAGGTGTACGACGGACCGGCCGCGGCCGCCTTCGGGATCGGGCCGGGCCAGGTGTGCGTGATGATCCACTGCGGGTCGCGTGGGCTCGGGCACCAGATCTGCACCGACCATGTGCGGCTCATGGACCGCGCCATGGCCCGCTACGGCATCACCGTGCCCGACCGGCAGCTGGCCTGCACCCCGGTCGACTCCCCCGAGGGCCGGGCGTACCTCGGGGCGATGGCCGCGGCGGCCAACTACGGCCGGGCGAACCGGCAATTGCTGTCCGACGCGGCGCGTGGCGTCTTCCGGCGCGCCGCCGGTGCCCGGCTGTCACTGGTGTACGACGTCTCCCACAACCTCGCCAAGATCGAGACCCACCCGGTGGACGGCGAGCGGCGGCGGCTGTGCGTGCACCGCAAGGGCGCCACCCGCGCCTTCCCGCCCGGACATCCCGAACTGCCCGAGGACATCGCCGAGTTCGGGCAGCCGGTGCTGATCCCCGGCACCCTCGGGACGGCGTCCTATGTGCTGGCCGGCGTGTCCGGGGGCGACGCGTTCCACTCCACCTGCCATGGTGCCGGCCGCACCATGAGCCGACATCAGGCGGCCCGCAGCATCACCGGCAGTGAGCTGCGGGCCCGGCTGCGCCACGCCGGCATCGCCGCACGGCCGAAGTCCTGGCGCGGCCTCACGGAGGAGACTCCGGAGGCCTACAAGGACGTGGACGCCGTGGTCGCCGCGAGCGAGGGTGCGGGGCTGTGCCGGAAGGTCGCCCGGCTGGTGCCGCTCGGAGTGGTGAAGGGGTGAGGCGTCGGCGGCCTGCGGCCTTCCGCGTGGCGCGGGAGTCCGGGTGCGGTCACACGTCCACGATGACCGTGCAGGACCATCCGTACGGGTCCGGGCCGAAGCGCAGTTCCTGCCAGGAGACACCCTTGGGCGCGGCACCGACGACGGTGACGTCCGTGAGCCCGGCGAGGGACAGCCGTGCCTCCAGCGCGTCGTCGTCGGTGGGTTCCACTTCCGTGTCGACCGGGATCAGCCCCGCGACCTCGAGCCGGAAGACGACCTCGTCCAGCAGCGCGACCAGCAGGTCCTCGTCGGCGCCGGGAGCGATACGGACCCGTTCCACGGTGGTGGGGTGTACGTCCGACACGTCCGCGAAGGCCTCCACCAGCGCGCTCACGGCCTCCGCGAGGCAGCGCTCGCGGGTGGTGCCCCAGGCCTGCAGGCGCATGTCGGCGGTGTGCGGTATCAGGCAGTGGCCGTTCTCGCCCTCGCGCCGCGCGCGTAGTTCGTCGCCGATGTCACCGACCATGGTTCGATTGTCGCTCGCCGGGCCCGCCGGCGCTCGCGTCGGCGCGGCTCGCACCGCTCGGCCACGGCCCGTACCACCAGGTCACGATGGGTGACCAGGCCGGGCGCAACGTCCGATGGCCCCGGAGTGCCGACGCGCAGGGCGGACCGGTTTGCCCCAGCCGTCCTGGGCTACGCGGCGGGCGAGGCCGTACCGCCTCATCATCCGGATTCAGGAGGTGCCCGATGACCCGGCGGATACGTGACGTGATGTCGCCCGGCGCGGTGGCGGTGGAGCCGATGACCACGGTGGAACGGGCGGCGTTGCTCATGCGTGAGCACGACATCGGTGATGTGCTGGTCGCCTACGACTGCGATCTGTTCGGTGTGCTCACCGACCGTGACATCGTGGTGCGGACCCTCGCGGAGGGACTGGACCCGCACACCACCACGGTCGGCAAGGTGTGCAGCCGGCCGCCGGTGCTGACGCTGACACCCGAGGACACCACGGACCGCGCGGTCGAGCTGATGCGCCACCACGGCCTGCGCCGGCTGCCCGTCGTGGAACACGGCGGCTGTCCGGTCGGGTTCGTCAGCCTCGGTGACCTGGCGGTTGTGGAGGACCCGCACTCGGCGCTGGCGGACATCAGCAGGGCGCAACCCAACCACTGAACCGTATGTCTCCATGGACCGAAAGAGGACCGCACCAGATGACAGCCCGACCCGATCGTCCCGGTCTGCCCCAGGCGGTGTGCGTCATGGACCCCGCCATTGCCGATCAGGTGCTCCCCGCGGAGCTGCGTGAACGGCTCGCCGCGCTGGTCCGGCTCGCCCCCGACGTGCCGGACGGACGAGCGGGGTTCCCCGCCGCGCTCGCCGAGGCGGAGATCCTGATCAGCGGCTGGGGCTGCCCCCGGCTCACCGCCGACGCCCTGGCCGGCGCACCCCGCCTGCGCGCGGTCATGCACGCCGCCGGCAGCGTCAAGTCGCTGGTGAGTGACGCGGTGTGGGAACGGGGCATCGTCGTGTCGTCGGCGGCCGACGCCAACGCGGGTTCCGTCGTCGCCTACACGCTGGCCCTCATCACGCTCGCCGCGCGGCGCACGCTGAGCATGGCGGCCCGCTACGGTGACGGCTGGCCGGGCTTCGGCAGCCGTTCGGGCGCCGACGGCAGCACGGTGGGCATCGTCGGCGCCTCCCGCATCGGCCGCGGTGTGCTGGCCGGGCTACGGCGGTCCGGCGCGGGCCACCGGCTGCTGCTGAGCGACCCGTACGTGACGGACGAGGAGGCACGCCGGCTGGGCGCCGAGCGGGTCGAACCGGCCGAGCTGTGCCGCCGGTCGGCGGTGGTGAGCGTGCACGCGCCCCTGCTGCCGGAGACGACCGGGCTGCTCGACGCCGGCATGCTGAGACTCATCCCGGATGGCGGCGTGCTCATCAATACGGCCCGGGGTGCCATCGTCGACACGGAGGCGCTGACCCGGGAGTGCGCGTCCGGCCGGCTGGAGGCGTACCTCGATGTGACGGACCCCGAACCCCTGCCGTCCGGCCACCCCTTGCTGTCCCTGCCGAACGTGCTGGTCACCCCGCACATCGCCGGCGCACAGGGCAGTGAGGTGCGGCGGCTCGGACAGTACGCGGTCGCGGAGGTCGAGCGGTGGCTGGCGGGCGAGCCACTGCTCGGCGAGGTCACCCACCAGGCCCTGTCACACCTGGCGTGACGGCCGCCGTAGGTGGCGTACGTGCTGCGCGGCGTCTCCGGCAACGCGGGTGAGGCCGGCGGGCTCGCCGCGGACGCGCGTCGGGAAGACCGCCGCGCCGGGCAGCGGCGGTGCGTGCGGCGCGTCGCACCTCACGGAGGTGGCGCGCCGCACGCCCGGGTGGGGCGGGTGATGCCTAGCCGAGGGTGAAGTCGTCGGCGTAGACGTTGCCTTGGCCGTACCAGCCGTGGACGTAGACGGTGATCGTGCCGCTGCCGCCGGTGGTGAAGTGGACCGTCAGCTGGTTCCAGCTCGTCTCGTTCGACCAGGTGCCGGCGCCGGCGCCACCGCTGACCCCGATGTAGGCGTAGGGGCCCTGAACCCAGCCCGTGAGCGTGTAGCTGTGGTTGGGGGACAGGGTGACGGTCTGGTCGCACTCGCCGGTGCCGCTGGAGCTCGGGGTGACCTGGAGGGCGTGGCTGCCGCTGCGGGCCGGACCGGCGACCACCGCGCTGCCGCCCGTGCAGGTCCAGGGGCTGGGGCTGCCGCTTTCGAAGCCGGCGTTGGTCAGTTGGCCCCCGCCGCCCCCGCCCCCGCCGCCGCTGGATGTGACGGTGAGCGTGTAGGTCGCACTGTGGCTGCCACTGGCGGCCGTACCGGTGACGGTGATCGGGTAGCTGCCCGCGGCCACGGAAGAGCCGACCGTCGCCGTCAGCGTCGAGGTGCCGCCGGACGTCACCGAGGCAGGGCTGAACGAGACGCTGACACCGGAGGGAGCGCCGGAGGCGGAGAGGCTCACGGACTCGGCGCCGCCAAAGGAGACGGCCGTGGAGACGGTCGCGGTGGCGGAACCGCCCTGGGCGGCCGAAGCGGAGCCCGGCGAGACGGACAGGGAGAAGTCACTGCCGGTGCCTCCGCCCCCGCCCGTGTTGCCCTCGTACGGCACGAACGCGTCCGTGAACGCGAGGCTGTTCTGGCTGATCTCGCTGCACGTGGGCAGTGAGTTGGCGCTTCCGCTGCACGGCTGGTCCCGGTTGACCGACCAGAACGCCAGCCGCCCGACGCCGTTCTGCGCGGCGAAGTTCTCCACCGTCTGGGCGTCCGCGAGCGTGAAGGTGGAACCGTCGTCGTTCTTGCCGATCATCGGGGTGATCCCGAGGTTGGCATAGGTGTAGCCGGAGTCGACGGACTGCATCTGCGCGAGCGTCGCCCTGGCGGCGGAGACCGCGCCCTGGCCCATCTCGGTGCCCGTGCCGGCGTAGTAGTCCATGGCCATGATGTTGACCACGTCGATCTTGATGCCCGCGTTCTTGGCGGCCTTGAGGATGTTGACGCCGTCGTTGGTCAGGCCGCTCGTCAGCACCGGCAGGGTCATGGAGAACTGCAGCCCGGGATCGGACGCCTTGAGGTCCTTCATCGCCTGCATCTGGCGGGCCGCTGCCGCCGTGTCCGCCACGGCCGCGCCTTCGACGTCGAAGTCGAGCTGGGTGACGCCGTAGTCGTCGATGATGGCCTGGTAGCCGGCGTCGATGCCGCTCTGGGTGGAGCAGGTCCAGGCGAGCGGTTCGCCGCTGGCCCCGCCGGAGGAGATGATGACGGACGCGCCCTCGGCCTTCGCCTTGGCGATCTCGGGGTCGGTGTAGGAGTCGTTGCCGATGGGGAGGGTGTCGCCCCAGATCTGGTTGCAGCCTTCGCCGAGCACGAACGCCGCGGTGTAGGCCTTGAGATGGTGTCCGGTGATCGCGGTGTCGAGCAGTCCTTCCTGGCTGTTCGACATGTCGGCATAGGGAGCCACGGAGTAGACGCTGCCCGCCGCCGCGCCGCTGGTCGGTGCCAGAGCGACGACGGCGCCGGTGGCGGCGAGCGCGAGCGAGCATGCGGAAGCCGCGAATCTTGCCAGGTGCATGACAGTGCCCCTTTCGGGGATGCCCTAGGGCGGGGAGGGGGTGGGGTGTGCCGTGTGGGGCCGACGTTGGTACATACCAAACCGCCCGCGAGTCGCCCCGTCAAGAGGACTAGACCAACTGGATCCATCCGGATGTCCGTGCCTGCGGCCGCGTACGCCTCGCGGCGAACTCGGCCCAGGCGTGCGCGAGTTGGCGGAGGACGCTTCCGTCCCGGATGTCAGGCGGCAGGGCGAACGGCCCATGGGCGCTGCTGACCGGCGGCTGCCGCGGGGGCACGGCGTCCCACACGGCGACCGTTCGTTGGTTGCTCGCGGGCGGTATTAGGCTGGGTGACCGTCCAACCGGCACGTCGACGACAACCGCGCCGGGCTGAACCGTCAGGGAGTGACCGATGACCGTGGGAACCGAGCGGGCCGTCCTGGCAGGCGGTTGTTTCTGGGGCATGCAGGATCTGGTCCGCAAGCAGCCGGGCGTGGTGGCCACGCGTGTCGGCTACAGCGGCGGCGACACGCCGAACGCCACGTACCGCAATCACGGCGACCACGCCGAGGCCATCGAGATCCTCTTCGACCCCACGGTGACGAGCTACCGCGACATCCTGGAGTTCTTCTTCCAGATCCACGACCCGACCACCAGGGACCGCCAGGGCAACGACATCGGGCGCAGCTACCGGTCCGCCATCTTCTACGGCGACGAGGAGCAGCACCGGGTCGCGGTGGACACGATCGCGGACGTCGAGGCGAGCGGGCTGTGGCCGGGGAAGGTGGTCACGGAGGTGGAGCCCGTCGGCGACTTCTGGGAGGCGGAGCCCGAGCACCAGGACTACTTGGAGCGCTATCCCAACGGCTACACATGCCACTTCCCGCGACCCAACTGGAAGCTGCCGCGACGCGGCCCGGCCACGGCGAACTGAGCCCTGCGGTCAGGCCGGGGACACCGCCGGCAGGTTGCCCTTCAGGTCATGGACGAACGCCTGCTGTTGCTGAAGTCGCGGTAGCCGGTGGGCGGTCGGAGCCGTCTCCGCCGGACGGGGGAGACCGATCCGACCTGCGCGTGATGCGACCGGGCCGGGTGGCGACGAGGGTGGATCTTGCGGAGGCGGCGGGACGAGGGCACGGCTTCCGCGGGACGTAGGGGGCACTCGGTGGACCGGCTGGGTTCGTGGGACCGCTTCGACCGGCTGGGGCGGTCGGCGGGGTACGGGGCGGCGGCGGTGATGGCGCCGTACGCGTTGATCAAGATCTCGTGGGTGGCCGGCGCGCTCGCGGGCGTGCTTCCGATCGGCGACGGCTTCGGCCTGGCCGGATGGGTCGCGCTCAACACCGCGACCGTCGGCATGGCGGGCCTCGGCATCGCCATGGCCCTCGCCCTGGTCCGCCCCTGGGGCATGCGGCTGCCGGTGCGGTGGGTCGCGGGTGTCGCCTGGGTGGGTACCGGCTTCCTCGTCCCGCTGCTGCCGTACGCCGTACTGGACTCGCTGCTGGGCCCGTCGGGCGGTACGCCACGGCACCATGACGGCGGCGGCCAGGCCATGCCCGGCTGGGAGGCCGCGCTGATCCAGACCGGCTTCGTGGGCATGGGACTCGGCCTGGCGATCGCCCTGCCCGCCCACCTCCGGCGACGCCGGCCGGAGGTGTTCGCGGGCCGGATCGGCGACACGGCCGACGGCACCACAGGCCGGGTGCGGTGGGCGATGGGCGCCAGGGTGGTGATCGGGGCGGTATGGATCTACTGGGCGCTCGGTGGTACGGCCGGTGTCGCGCATCCCGCGGACCGCTCCGCCGACGGGCGGCTGCTGACCGGTGTGTGGGGCCTGTGGGCGCTCATCGCCTCGGCGGCCACCTGGACCGTCGCCCACGGCCACCCCGCCCGGCTGCCCCGCTGGATCCCCTTGACCCTCGGCTGGCTGGGGACGGGGTCACTGTGCACGTGGA
Above is a genomic segment from Streptomyces fodineus containing:
- a CDS encoding CU044_2847 family protein, with the translated sequence MTQLLRFPAEDGEGFLVVEVAEDEPGVVEVSRLGNAVADATASFEEGVDRIRNAAASALRRLRDMPSRPSEVSLEFGMRLNAELGAVIAKSQGEAHLKVTMTWRADSAGE
- a CDS encoding phosphoribosyltransferase codes for the protein MRFRDRVHAGHELAERLRIRQEAGTLTHPVVLALPRGGVTVAREVARALEAPLDVLVVRKIGAPFQEELGVGALAGDDPPLFDEHALDQLGLSETALADTVERERAELHRREELYRRGRPAPELRDRTVILVDDGLATGATARAALRQLRRQSPERLVLAVPVCSPHAADLLRGEADEIVCLHRPAVFLAVGEWYDDFEQVTDDEVLAALHGQ
- a CDS encoding RtcB family protein is translated as MELVEERSFRYRIEPRADMRVPGVVFATRELLADAEQSLEQVVHVATLPGIVAASYAMPDIHWGYGFPIGGVAATDVDAGGVISPGGVGFDISCGVRLLAADCDGDTFRPALTAVMDGLDRAIPRGAGPGGVWRPDGPGELERLLAGGSRYAVEQGHGEERDLLRCEDGGAVADADVTQVGQRARERGLGQVGSLGSANHFLEVQQVAEVYDGPAAAAFGIGPGQVCVMIHCGSRGLGHQICTDHVRLMDRAMARYGITVPDRQLACTPVDSPEGRAYLGAMAAAANYGRANRQLLSDAARGVFRRAAGARLSLVYDVSHNLAKIETHPVDGERRRLCVHRKGATRAFPPGHPELPEDIAEFGQPVLIPGTLGTASYVLAGVSGGDAFHSTCHGAGRTMSRHQAARSITGSELRARLRHAGIAARPKSWRGLTEETPEAYKDVDAVVAASEGAGLCRKVARLVPLGVVKG
- a CDS encoding archease gives rise to the protein MVGDIGDELRARREGENGHCLIPHTADMRLQAWGTTRERCLAEAVSALVEAFADVSDVHPTTVERVRIAPGADEDLLVALLDEVVFRLEVAGLIPVDTEVEPTDDDALEARLSLAGLTDVTVVGAAPKGVSWQELRFGPDPYGWSCTVIVDV
- a CDS encoding CBS domain-containing protein, with the protein product MTRRIRDVMSPGAVAVEPMTTVERAALLMREHDIGDVLVAYDCDLFGVLTDRDIVVRTLAEGLDPHTTTVGKVCSRPPVLTLTPEDTTDRAVELMRHHGLRRLPVVEHGGCPVGFVSLGDLAVVEDPHSALADISRAQPNH
- a CDS encoding hydroxyacid dehydrogenase, which translates into the protein MTARPDRPGLPQAVCVMDPAIADQVLPAELRERLAALVRLAPDVPDGRAGFPAALAEAEILISGWGCPRLTADALAGAPRLRAVMHAAGSVKSLVSDAVWERGIVVSSAADANAGSVVAYTLALITLAARRTLSMAARYGDGWPGFGSRSGADGSTVGIVGASRIGRGVLAGLRRSGAGHRLLLSDPYVTDEEARRLGAERVEPAELCRRSAVVSVHAPLLPETTGLLDAGMLRLIPDGGVLINTARGAIVDTEALTRECASGRLEAYLDVTDPEPLPSGHPLLSLPNVLVTPHIAGAQGSEVRRLGQYAVAEVERWLAGEPLLGEVTHQALSHLA
- a CDS encoding carbohydrate binding domain-containing protein — protein: MHLARFAASACSLALAATGAVVALAPTSGAAAGSVYSVAPYADMSNSQEGLLDTAITGHHLKAYTAAFVLGEGCNQIWGDTLPIGNDSYTDPEIAKAKAEGASVIISSGGASGEPLAWTCSTQSGIDAGYQAIIDDYGVTQLDFDVEGAAVADTAAAARQMQAMKDLKASDPGLQFSMTLPVLTSGLTNDGVNILKAAKNAGIKIDVVNIMAMDYYAGTGTEMGQGAVSAARATLAQMQSVDSGYTYANLGITPMIGKNDDGSTFTLADAQTVENFAAQNGVGRLAFWSVNRDQPCSGSANSLPTCSEISQNSLAFTDAFVPYEGNTGGGGGTGSDFSLSVSPGSASAAQGGSATATVSTAVSFGGAESVSLSASGAPSGVSVSFSPASVTSGGTSTLTATVGSSVAAGSYPITVTGTAASGSHSATYTLTVTSSGGGGGGGGGQLTNAGFESGSPSPWTCTGGSAVVAGPARSGSHALQVTPSSSGTGECDQTVTLSPNHSYTLTGWVQGPYAYIGVSGGAGAGTWSNETSWNQLTVHFTTGGSGTITVYVHGWYGQGNVYADDFTLG
- the msrA gene encoding peptide-methionine (S)-S-oxide reductase MsrA, with amino-acid sequence MTVGTERAVLAGGCFWGMQDLVRKQPGVVATRVGYSGGDTPNATYRNHGDHAEAIEILFDPTVTSYRDILEFFFQIHDPTTRDRQGNDIGRSYRSAIFYGDEEQHRVAVDTIADVEASGLWPGKVVTEVEPVGDFWEAEPEHQDYLERYPNGYTCHFPRPNWKLPRRGPATAN